Genomic segment of Bacillota bacterium:
GCGTGTGCCAGGGGACGTGAGCCTTGTCAGTTTTGATGACCCGCCCTCGGCAGCACACCTGCAGCCCCCACTGACGGTGGTGCGCCAGCCGCTGTACGCCATGGGCGAACGTGCCGTCGAGAGGCTGTTGCGCCTGATGCGCTCGCCGCATAGCGAGCCAGGCGGAGTGGAATATCTGCCGGTGGAACTGGTGGTACGCGAGTCGTGTGAACGCTTGCTGAGATAGTGATTTCCCCTTCGTCGGCAGCTGGTGAAGGGACACTTACGGCAAATTGTTACATAACAAACAGGCATCTTTAGCAACGACTGTAACATTTAAAAACCGAGACCAACATGAGGAGGGTAACCAGCATGAAACGCAACGGCTTTACGCTCATCGAACTGCTCGTCGTGATAGCGATTATCGCTATCCTGGCGGCGATCCTGTTCCCCGTGTTCGCACAGGCACGGGAGAAGGCACGCATGACCGGTTGTCTGTCCAACACGAAGCAAATTGGTCTGGCGCACAACATGTACATTCAGGACTACGACGAGACCTTCGTGTGGAACCCCTGGCCTGGCGGACCCGGTGGGGCGCCCTGGTGCGGCAACCCGGACCAGCCTACCCTGATATGGACCGGTGCGTTGATGCCGTACATCAAGAACAAGGGAGTGTTCCAGTGTCCCAGCATTGGCGCAGGGCGTACCCAGAGCATGTGTCCCTGGTGTCCACAAGTCGGCGACTGCCGGTACTATGTGGCAAACTATGTGGAGGCTAACGGACGGTTGCCGGACTACTGCATCACCTACGGCTTCAACGAGTATGTCATCGGCAACCAGTGCACGCCGCGCACACTTGGCTCCATCGGCTCGCCCGCTTCGGTGGCTATCTTTGCGGACAGCATCGCCATGATGTGGGCGTCCTTCTACGGTATCACCGTCAACGGGGAGGGTCCCTTCTGGTGTGCTTCCGACCCCACCAGCGGCTGGATGTACGGCATTCCCGTACACCACGTGACGGGACCTGCCAATAAGCCTGTGGGTGCCATCAACTTCGTGTATGCGGATGGTCACGCTAAGTCCGATAGAAACTTCTGGGCGGACGATTCCTATCCGGTGCACTGTCGCGGCGGCTATCGCGGCGCGTTGCTCTGGAAAGACTGATAAGGGAACGCCCTC
This window contains:
- a CDS encoding prepilin-type N-terminal cleavage/methylation domain-containing protein; this translates as MRRVTSMKRNGFTLIELLVVIAIIAILAAILFPVFAQAREKARMTGCLSNTKQIGLAHNMYIQDYDETFVWNPWPGGPGGAPWCGNPDQPTLIWTGALMPYIKNKGVFQCPSIGAGRTQSMCPWCPQVGDCRYYVANYVEANGRLPDYCITYGFNEYVIGNQCTPRTLGSIGSPASVAIFADSIAMMWASFYGITVNGEGPFWCASDPTSGWMYGIPVHHVTGPANKPVGAINFVYADGHAKSDRNFWADDSYPVHCRGGYRGALLWKD